From a single Papaver somniferum cultivar HN1 unplaced genomic scaffold, ASM357369v1 unplaced-scaffold_19, whole genome shotgun sequence genomic region:
- the LOC113338234 gene encoding putative disease resistance protein RGA4: MAEILVSALSEALIAKLVAFASDRISLDWGVRDEMSTLQRTLRNIQAVLTDAERQQVEKDTVKCWLENLKDVACEAEDLLDKFEYKALAHRLEIEVCKQDKLKNFFSVSIPLGFRRKMAHKIKNLREMLDQVSMNKDRFSFDVSNGSSGSSSHRNRETHSLVDASMFVGREKDISRIINLLLDKSSSNQHTYRFVLIVAMGGVGKITLAKVIYDDDIVKHHFEIRMWVCVSENSNQKQVVNQLLESIHEERKELSSLDVMIKILQEKLIKKRYLIVLDDMWNNEYNEWDDMLTTLSLIGAQGSKVIITTRSNEVASTTSSLYRYSLDCLSEEECWSMLEKIVFGHDGVEKTTNFVNIGMNIAKKCGGVPLATKFLGSLMYSKRSEREWLSIENNNIWDLPESELKIARVLKLSYDRLEPHLKQCFRYCSLFPKDHIMNRENIIRLWMAEGFISSSRPNVQMEDVGDSYFNSLLSNSFFQEETKNEFGIVKSCKMHDFVHDLAQSVAKTECSIITSSKMVGEEISRYRRVNLVLGNEFSRLPKPLRKVKKLRTFISTARNSIDNTSALHIFKSFSCVRVLDLSYSRINDVPLSIGKLKHLRYLSLSDSKSRELPNSITTLYNLQTLILKDCYELKDLPQDMKKLIKLRHLIINVGCGFWNIPPMPEKVSSLSSLTCLPVFVVGDGSLFGIKELGGLNLLGGKLKILHLKNVRHREEAEGGRLKEKPNILSLKLHWRDGESFSDVYKKRIALIDDSEVKDYGHDFGVLEGLEPHRNLKRFGIYNYLGSTFPTWVTSLKNSLPNLVHVVLKNCKKCEYLPPLGILPFLKVLRIEDLNL, encoded by the exons ATGGCTGAAATTCTTGTAAGCGCTCTAAGCGAGGCCTTAATTGCCAAGCTGGTTGCCTTTGCCTCTGATAGGATTTCTCTTGATTGGGGTGTCCGAGATGAAATGTCAACACTTCAAAGAACTTTACGCAATATTCAAGCTGTGTTAACTGATGCAGAGAGGCAACAAGTAGAGAAAGACACAGTCAAGTGTTGGCTGGAAAATCTTAAAGATGTAGCCTGTGAAgccgaagatttactagataaattTGAATACAAAGCTCTAGCACATAGACTGGAAATCGAAGTTTGCAAACAAGATAAGCTAAAAAATTTCTTCTCAGTGTCAATTCCACTTGGATTTCGTCGGAAGATGgctcataaaattaaaaaccttagggAAATGTTGGATCAAGTGTCAATGAATAAAGACAGATTCAGTTTTGATGTTTCTAACGgttctagtggtagtagtagtCATAGAAACCGAGAAACTCACTCGCTCGTCGACGCTTCAatgtttgttggaagagaaaaggATATATCAAGGATAATTAATTTGTTGCTGGACAAGTCATCCAGTAACCAACATACTTATCGATTTGTTCTCATTGTTGCAATGGGAGGGGTTGGGAAAATTACACTGGCTAAAGTAATTTATGACGATGATATTGTAAAACACCACTTCGAGATAAGAATGTGGGTATGTGTATCAGAAAACTCAAACCAGAAGCAGGTGGTCAATCAGCTTTTAGAATCCATTCATGAAGAGAGAAAAGAACTTTCAAGTTTGGATGTCATGATCAAAATTCTCCAAGAAAAGCTCATTAAAAAAAGATATTTGATAGTCCTCGACGATATGTGGAACAATGAGTACAATGAATGGGATGATATGCTCACTACTTTGTCTCTCATTGGCGCTCAAGGCAGCAAAGTCATCATTACTACAAGAAGTAATGAAGTCGCGTCCACAACGAGTTCGTTATACAG GTATAGTTTGGACTGCTTGTCTGAGGAAGAGTGTTGGAGTATGTTGGAGAAAATAGTTTTCGGTCACGATGGAGTAGAGAAGACCACAAACTTTGTAAATATCGGAATGAACATCGCCAAAAAGTGTGGAGGAGTGCCATTAGCAACAAAGTTTCTTGGGAGTTTGATGTACTCCAAAAGGAGTGAACGTGAGTGGCTATCGATCGAAAACAACAACATATGGGATCTACCCGAAAGCGAATTGAAGATTGCAAGGGTATTGAAGTTGAGCTATGATCGTCTTGAACCACATTTAAAACAATGCTTTAGATATTGCTCTCTTTTCCCAAAAGATCACATCATGAACAGAGAAAATATTATTCGACTCTGGATGGCAGAAGGGTTCATTAGCTCTTCAAGACCAAATGTTCAAATGGAAGACGTGGGTGATAGTTATTTTAACAGTTTGTTGAGCAATTCGTTCTTCCAGGAGGAGACGAAAAATGAGTTTGGAATCGTAAAATCATGTAAAATGCATGATTTTGTACACGATCTCGCACAATCTGTTGCTAAGACTGAATGCTCAATAATAACTTCTAGCAAGATGGTTGGAGAGGAAATCAGTAGATATCGCCGTGTGAATTTGGTACTTGGGAATGAGTTCTCACGACTGCCAAAGCCGTTGCGTAAAGTAAAGAAACTGCGGACATTCATATCCACTGCACGAAATTCTATTGACAATACCTCCGCATTGCACATTTTCAAAAGCTTCAGTTGCGTACGTGTACTGGACTTGAGCTATAGTCGGATCAATGATGTACCATTATCAATTGGCAAGTTAAAACACTTGAGGTATCTCAGTCTCTCAGACTCCAAGTCAAGAGAATTACCAAACTCTATTACTACTCTTTATAATCTGCAGACATTGATTCTAAAAGATTGTTATGAGCTTAAAGATCTTCCTCAGGACATGAAAAAGTTAATTAAGCTAAGACATCTTATAATCAACGTAGGATGTGGTTTTTGGAACATTCCTCCGATGCCAGAAAAGGTAAGCTCTTTAAGTTCCCTCACTTGCTTACCGGTATTTGTTGTTGGAGATGGATctctatttggtattaaagaGTTGGGAGGCCTAAATCTCCTTGGTGGTAAATTAAAAATTCTTCATTTGAAAAATGTCCGCCATAGAGAAGAAGCCGAAGGAGGGCGTCTAAAAGAAAAACCGAACATTTTAAGCTTGAAATTGCATTGGAGGGATGGTGAAAGCTTTAGTGATGTCTATAAAAAAAGAATAGCTCTTATTGATGATTCTGAAGTCAAGGATTATGGCCATGATTTTGGAGTGTTAGAAGGCCTGGAACCTCATCGAAACCTTAAAAGATTTGGAATCTACAACTACCTTGGTTCAACGTTCCCCACTTGGGTGACGAGCTTGAAGAATTCACTTCCCAATTTGGTGCATGTCGTTCTAAAAAACTGCAAGAAATGTGAATATCTTCCCCCGCTCGGAATACTTCCTTTTCTTAAGGTTCTaagaatagaagatttgaatCTGTGA
- the LOC113338313 gene encoding peptidyl-prolyl cis-trans isomerase FKBP16-4, chloroplastic-like codes for MELSILPSCRQGLVSSFNPVSRRRTPINRNSSWATCRCSIDDSVKLSTLPLQSNGRRDLMSCVLAAVASVYICEAAEAVSTSRRALRGSKIPESEFTTLPNGLKYYDLKVGEGATAVKGSRVAVHYVAKWKAITFMTSRQGLGVGGGTPYGFDVGNSERGNVLKGLDLGTEGMRVGGQRVVIVPPELAYGSKGVQEIPPNATIELDIELLSIKQSPFGSAVKIIEG; via the exons ATGGAACTCTCAATACTCCCTTCCTGTAGACAAGGTCTCGTCTCCTCCTTCAATCCAGTTTCAA GGAGAAGAACACCCATTAATCGAAATTCATCATGGGCAACATGTCGATGTTCAATCGATGATTCAGTGAAACTATCTACTCTTCCTCTGCAATCCAATGGAAGGAGGGATTTGATGAGTTGTGTTCTTGCAGCAG TTGCGAGTGTATACATTTGCGAAGCGGCCGAGGCTGTAAGCACAAGTAGAAGAGCT CTTAGAGGATCAAAAATACCTGAGAGTGAATTTACTACACTCCCAAACGGTCTCAA gtaCTATGATTTGAAGGTTGGAGAAGGAGCGACAGCTGTGAAAGGATCACGAGTTGCA GTCCATTACGTAGCCAAGTGGAAAGCAATAACTTTTATGACTAGCAGACAAGGACTTGGAGTCGGTGGGGGAACG CCATATGGATTTGATGTTGGTAATTCTGAGAGAGGAAACGTACTTAAAGGGTTAGATCTTGGTACTGAAGGCATGCGAGTTGGAGGCCAG AGAGTGGTGATAGTTCCTCCTGAACTAGCTTATGGAAGCAAAGGGGTCCAAGAGATTCCTCCAAATGCAACAATCGAA TTGGACATTGAATTACTGTCTATCAAGCAAAGCCCATTCGG GTCTGCTGTAAAAATTATCGAAGGATGA